From one Salmo salar chromosome ssa09, Ssal_v3.1, whole genome shotgun sequence genomic stretch:
- the LOC123744735 gene encoding protein NipSnap homolog 2 has protein sequence MNTLQRDQWKMATRVLQRFGNGLNQAKNTAQSTGQTVVLSRGLSASNHRNREDSWFKSLFVRKVDPRKDAHSHLLTKNEESNLYKIQFHNVKPECLDAYNQLCEETLPSIHNDKYYPCELVGTWNTWYGEQDQAVHMWRYRGGYPALTEVMSKLRQNKEFMKYREERGKMLLSRRNQLLLEFSFWNEPIPRKGPNIYELRSYQLRPGTMIEWGNYWARAIGYRQHNSEAVGGFFSQIGNLYMVHHLWAYKDLEAREATRNAAWQHEGWDEVVYYTVPLIQHMDSRIMIPMKASPLQ, from the exons ATGAACACGCTCCAGCGTGATCAATGGAAGATGGCGACGCGAGTCCTTCAGAGATTTGGCAATGGCCTGAATCAGGCAAAAAACACGGCCCAGTCAACAGGACAGACCGTCGTTTTATCCAG GGGGTTGTCAGCGTCAAACCATAGGAATCGTGAAGACAGCTGGTTCAAGTCGCTATTTGTGCGTAAAGTTGATCCCAGAAAGGATGCCCACTCCCACTTGCTTACCAAGAATGAGGAAAGCAACCTCTACAAAATCCAGT TCCATAACGTGAAACCAGAGTGCCTGGATGCCTACAACCAGCTTTG TGAGGAGACCCTGCCATCTATCCATAATGATAAGTACTATCCCTGTGAGCTGGTGGGTACCTGGAACACCTGGTATGGAGAGCAAGACCAGGCCG TCCATATGTGGCGGTATAGAGGAGGATACCCAGCTCTGACTGAGGTCATGAGCAAACTTAGGCAGAACAAG GAGTTCATGAAGTaccgggaggagagagggaagatgcTGTTGTCTCGTAGGAACCAACTGCTCCTGGAGTTCAGCTTCTGGAATGAGCCCATCCCCAGGAAGGGACCCAACATCTACGAGCTCAGGTCCTACCAGCTCAGA CCTGGCACCATGATTGAGTGGGGTAATTACTG GGCCAGAGCTATTGGCTACCGCCAGCACAATAGTGAGGCTGTCGGAGGGTTCTTCTCCCAGATCGGAAACCTCTACATGGTGCACCACCTCTGGG CTTACAAAGACCTTGAGGCCAGAGAAGCCACAAGGAATGCAGCTTGGCAACATGAGGGTTGGGATGAGGTTGTGTATTATACAG TTCCTCTCATTCAGCACATGGACTCCAGAATCATGATCCCAATGAAGGCTTCCCCGCTGCAGTAA
- the LOC106612829 gene encoding phosphoserine phosphatase, with the protein MTTLSQTKEIFRRADAVCFDVDSTIIREEGIDELAKFCGVGDAVTEMTRKAMGGSVTFKTALTERLSIIRCSREQVNKLITDHPPQLTTGIKELVDTLHQRSVKVFLVSGGFRCIVEHVATQLSIPLHHVYANRLKFYFNGEYAGFDETQPTSESNGKGKVISMLKEKHGFKNMVMIGDGATDLEACPPANAFIGFGGNVVRQQVKEKSLWYVTSFGELLKELEKI; encoded by the exons ATGACAACTTTATCACAGACAAAGGAAATCTTCCGGAGAGCAGACGCTGTGTGCTTTGATGTTGACAGCACTATTATCAGAGAAGAAGGCATTGATGAGCTTGCCAAATTCTGCGGGGTTGGAGATGCTGTCACAGAAAT GACTCGCAAGGCCATGGGGGGGTCAGTTACTTTTAAAACAGCTCTGACAGAGCGCCTGTCAATCATCCGATGCTCGAGGGAACAAGTGAACAAACTGATAACTGACCACCCTCCCCAGTTGACGACAGGTATTAA GGAGCTTGTTGATACTCTGCACCAGCGCAGCGTGAAGGTGTTCCTGGTCTCTGGCGGTTTCCGCTGTATCGTGGAGCATGTTGCCACTCAACTCAGCATTCCCCTCCATCACGTGTATGCCAACCGCCTCAAGTTCTACTTCAATG GTGAGTATGCTGGCTTTGACGAGACCCAGCCCACATCTGAGAGTAATGGGAAGGGGAAGGTGATCAGCATGCTCAAGGAGAAGCACGGCTTCAAGAACATGGTGATGATTGGCGATGGAGCCACAGACCTGGAGGCCTGTCCCCCTGCA aatGCATTCATTGGATTTGGTGGAAATGTGGTCAGGCAGCAAGTAAAGGAGAAAAGTTTGTGGTACGTCACAAGTTTTGGAGAGTTGCTAAAAGAACTGGAGAAGATTTAA
- the LOC106612827 gene encoding T-complex protein 1 subunit zeta, with amino-acid sequence MTAIKALNPKAEVARAQAALAVNISAARGLQDVLKSNLGPKGTMKMLVSGAGDIKLTKDGNVLLHEMQIQHPTASLIAKVATAQDDITGDGTTSNVLIIGELLKQADLYVSEGLHPRIIAEGFEAAKDKALEVLEEMKVTREMDRETLIHVARTSLRTKVHAELADLLTEAVVDAVLAINRPNEPIDLFMVEIMEMKHKTDSDTQLIRGLVLDHGARHPDMKKRVEDAFVLTCNASLEYEKTEVNSGFFYKSAGEREKLVAAERKFIEERVKKIIELKNAVCADNNKGFVVLNQKGIDPYSLDALAKEGIVALRRTKRRNMERLTLACGGIAMNSFEDLTPECLGQAGLVYEHTLGEEKYTFIEKCGNPRSVTLLVKGPNKHTLTQIKDAVRDGLRAVKNAIEDGCVVPGAGAFEVAVHDALIKHKPLVKGRAQLGVQAFADALLIIPKVLAQNSGYDPMETLVKLQTEYKESGQLVGVDLSSGEPMVASEAGVWDNYSVKKQLLHSCTVIASNILLVDEIMRAGMSSLKG; translated from the exons ATGACTGCAATAAAGGCATTAAACCCAAAAGCTGAGGTGGCCCGTGCTCAAGCCGCTCTTGCAGTAAATATCAGTGCTGCGCGTGGTCTTCAGGATGTGCTCAAAAGTAATTTGGGACCAAAAGGAACAATGAAAAT GCTTGTATCAGGGGCTGGTGACATAAAGCTGACCAAAGATGGTAATGTCTTGTTGCACGAAATG CAAATCCAGCACCCGACAGCATCCTTGATTGCCAAAGTGGCTACGGCACAGGATGACATCACAGGTGACGGTACAACATCCAATGTGCTCATCATTGGGGAGCTCCTGAAACAAGCAGACCTGTATGTGTCAGAG GGTCTCCACCCACGGATAATAGCAGAAGGTTTTGAGGCAGCCAAGGATAAGGCTCTggaggtgctggaggagatgaaggtgaccagagagatggacagagagacccTCATCCACGTAGCCCGCACCTCCCTCAGAACCAAGGTCCATGCTGAGCTGGCTGATCTCCTCACAGag GCTGTGGTGGATGCTGTGCTGGCTATCAACAGACCCAACGAGCCTATTGACCTGTTCATGGTGGAGATAATGGAGATGAAGCATAAGACTGACAGCGACACACA GCTGATACGAGGCCTGGTGTTGGACCACGGTGCCCGTCATCCTGACATGAAGAAACGGGTGGAGGATGCCTTTGTGCTCACTTGCAACGCCTCGTTGGAATATGAGAAAAC CGAGGTGAACTCTGGCTTCTTCTACAAGAGTGCTGGCGAGAGGGAGAAGCTGGTGGCTGCTGAGAGGAAGTTCATTGAGGAGCGTGTGAAGAAGATCATCGAGCTCAAGAATGCAGTCTGTGCAGATAACAACAAAGGCTTTGTGGTCCTCAACCAGAAG GGAATTGACCCATATTCCCTGGATGCTCTGGCCAAAGAGGGCATTGTAGCTCTGCGTAGGACCAAGAGGAGGAACAtggaaag ACTCACCCTGGCCTGTGGAGGTATCGCCATGAACTCTTTTGAAGACCTCACTCCAGAATGCCTGGGCCAGGCTGGTCTGGTCTATGAACACACACTG GGTGAGGAGAAGTACACATTCATAGAGAAGTGTGGGAACCCCCGGTCAGTGACCCTGCTGGTGAAGGGAcccaacaaacacaccctgacccaGATCAAAGACGCAGTCAGGGATGGGCTCAGGGCCGTCAAGAACGCCATCGAGGACG GCTGCGTGGTGCCAGGGGCCGGTGCCTTTGAGGTGGCTGTGCATGATGCTCTGATAAAGCACAAACCGTTAGTGAAGGGCCGGGCTCAGCTGGGTGTACAGGCTTTCGCTGATGCCCTCCTCATCATCCCTAAG gTCCTTGCCCAGAACTCTGGGTATGATCCAATGGAGACCCTGGTCAAACTCCAGACTGAGTACAAAGAGAGTGGTCAGCTGGTTGGAGTGGACCTGAGCTCTG GTGAACCAATGGTTGCTTCGGAAGCTGGGGTTTGGGATAACTACAGTGTTAAGAAACAACTCCTTCACTCATG CACGGTAATAGCCAGCAACATCCTGTTGGTGGATGAGATCATGAGAGCAGGCATGTCATCCCTGAAGGGCTAA